One genomic window of Arthrobacter caoxuetaonis includes the following:
- a CDS encoding DUF3515 domain-containing protein codes for MKFFPAAVSAGTLALAALLTGCTPVADVEAAPDAANPDCAEVMVALPEDLAGAQQRETTAQATSAWGNPSQIILRCGVPVPGPTTDTCATVNGVDWVLREEGSLWTATTYGREPAVEVLFDTEQVASSTVLVELENAVSRIEQTRECLSTKDVQLPG; via the coding sequence ATGAAGTTCTTTCCGGCAGCCGTTTCCGCCGGCACCCTGGCCCTCGCCGCTCTCCTGACAGGCTGCACCCCCGTTGCCGATGTGGAGGCTGCTCCCGACGCAGCCAACCCCGACTGCGCGGAAGTCATGGTCGCCCTGCCGGAAGACCTCGCGGGCGCGCAGCAGCGCGAGACCACCGCACAGGCCACCTCGGCATGGGGCAATCCGTCCCAGATCATCCTGCGCTGCGGTGTGCCGGTTCCAGGACCAACGACAGACACCTGTGCCACGGTCAACGGAGTCGATTGGGTGCTGCGGGAAGAAGGCAGCCTGTGGACCGCAACAACCTACGGGCGCGAGCCTGCGGTTGAAGTGCTGTTCGACACCGAACAGGTTGCCTCATCAACCGTGCTGGTGGAGCTGGAGAACGCTGTATCCCGGATCGAACAGACCCGTGAATGCCTCAGCACCAAGGACGTCCAGCTGCCGGGCTAG
- a CDS encoding ABC transporter ATP-binding protein, translating into MAETNDPFWYNSSPAVVVDNVSMVYQVKAESAGGDGLYGRYKSLFNRPAKTKTVVPDRVHALKPLTVVANHGESIGVIGLNGSGKSTLMKLICGKAKPTQGAVYASSTPIMLGVSAALVPDLSGRDNVVLGCLAMGMTRDEISAKYDGILDLAGLESAINLPMRSYSSGMSARLRFAIAASINPEILILDEALNTGDDEFRGRTKRRMDELRGQAGCVFLVSHSLSTVQDLCTRIIWLDKGDLLYDGPPAYGLKWYRRYTKFLAEGNNAEADRIKRRMFQELQPARVIPKVPGRRKSTWV; encoded by the coding sequence ATGGCAGAAACGAATGATCCATTCTGGTACAACTCCTCTCCGGCTGTTGTCGTGGACAATGTGTCGATGGTTTACCAGGTTAAGGCGGAGTCTGCAGGCGGTGACGGACTATATGGGCGGTATAAAAGCCTATTCAACAGGCCTGCAAAGACTAAGACAGTTGTACCGGATAGAGTGCACGCGCTCAAGCCCCTGACGGTCGTGGCTAATCACGGGGAGTCTATCGGGGTTATCGGTCTGAATGGTTCCGGTAAAAGCACCCTTATGAAGCTCATATGCGGGAAGGCCAAACCTACACAGGGCGCGGTTTACGCTTCTTCTACACCGATTATGCTGGGTGTCTCTGCCGCGTTGGTTCCTGACCTCTCGGGTCGCGATAACGTCGTCCTGGGGTGTCTTGCCATGGGGATGACTCGTGACGAAATCAGTGCCAAATATGACGGTATTCTGGACTTAGCAGGTTTGGAAAGTGCCATAAATCTACCGATGCGCTCCTATTCTTCCGGAATGTCAGCCCGTCTTCGATTCGCTATTGCGGCGTCAATCAATCCAGAGATCCTGATTCTAGATGAAGCCCTAAACACAGGTGACGATGAGTTCCGCGGGCGGACTAAACGCCGTATGGACGAGCTCAGGGGACAGGCGGGGTGCGTTTTCCTCGTAAGCCACAGCCTTTCTACGGTGCAGGATCTATGTACCCGCATTATATGGTTGGACAAAGGTGACCTGCTTTACGACGGCCCCCCGGCTTACGGCCTGAAATGGTACCGGCGCTACACCAAATTCCTGGCCGAGGGGAACAATGCAGAAGCCGATCGTATAAAGCGAAGGATGTTCCAAGAACTGCAACCTGCTCGGGTTATTCCAAAAGTTCCTGGACGAAGGAAGAGCACATGGGTATGA
- a CDS encoding glycosyltransferase family 4 protein has translation MRVLLLTHSYSPEHSPPQRRWTQLIRTFREIGWDIDVIAPVAHAPAGRRTMPRSVAGKAFRCDTGQYGERIRRAPYLWHPTTRLGRFADQCFSAAGSVLAGLMGRKPDVVIATVPSLPILGAGYMVAKLRGVPFVADMRDAWPDIARDARIVQGSAKSIAERVIVALQERAELVVTVTYGFAQTLRDRGMRNVATISNGIETAARELLPPPPADSERLEVLYLGNHGESQRLETVIQAASLASDSVRLTMVGHGVQRRQLIALAEALGAPVEFHEPAQGTAEVMSYYRRADTCVVSLRDDWKSFETTIPSKTYEVLAVGRHVTGIVLGEAKQIVEESEAGDVVPSNPQAIAQLWKELASDRSRLLTGTSGRDWVESNANVETLGRAYAELLKTVAAGPAR, from the coding sequence GTGCGGGTTCTTTTGCTAACGCACTCGTACTCTCCTGAGCACAGCCCGCCGCAGCGCCGCTGGACCCAGCTGATCCGGACCTTTCGGGAGATCGGCTGGGATATCGATGTGATCGCCCCTGTGGCGCATGCACCAGCCGGCCGGCGGACCATGCCCCGCAGTGTCGCAGGGAAGGCTTTCCGCTGCGATACCGGACAGTACGGCGAGCGAATCCGCAGGGCGCCCTACCTCTGGCATCCCACAACGCGACTGGGCAGGTTTGCGGATCAGTGTTTTTCCGCGGCAGGAAGCGTTCTCGCCGGCCTGATGGGACGCAAGCCCGACGTCGTTATCGCCACCGTCCCCTCACTGCCTATCCTGGGCGCCGGATACATGGTCGCCAAGCTGCGCGGCGTTCCCTTTGTAGCGGATATGCGGGACGCCTGGCCGGACATCGCCCGTGATGCCCGCATTGTGCAGGGCAGCGCCAAGAGCATTGCGGAACGAGTCATAGTTGCCCTGCAGGAACGTGCTGAGCTTGTAGTAACCGTGACGTATGGTTTTGCCCAGACGCTCAGGGACCGGGGCATGCGCAACGTCGCCACCATCAGCAACGGCATTGAGACGGCTGCACGTGAACTCCTTCCGCCGCCGCCGGCAGACTCCGAACGCCTGGAAGTGCTCTATCTGGGAAACCACGGGGAGAGCCAGCGGCTGGAGACCGTCATCCAGGCAGCAAGCCTTGCCTCGGACTCTGTGCGGCTGACCATGGTGGGACACGGCGTCCAGCGGCGCCAGCTGATAGCCCTGGCCGAGGCGCTCGGGGCACCGGTTGAGTTCCATGAACCGGCTCAGGGCACAGCCGAGGTGATGTCCTACTACCGGCGTGCGGATACCTGCGTGGTGTCACTGCGGGACGATTGGAAGTCCTTCGAGACCACCATTCCCTCCAAAACGTACGAAGTCCTGGCCGTTGGCCGGCACGTTACCGGCATCGTCCTGGGCGAAGCGAAACAGATTGTTGAAGAATCGGAGGCCGGCGACGTCGTCCCGTCCAACCCGCAGGCCATTGCCCAGCTCTGGAAAGAGCTTGCATCGGACCGAAGCCGGTTGCTGACGGGCACGTCCGGCCGCGATTGGGTGGAGAGCAACGCGAACGTCGAAACGCTTGGGCGGGCGTATGCAGAACTTCTGAAGACAGTGGCAGCGGGGCCGGCCCGGTAA
- a CDS encoding glycosyltransferase: MNVRNLARNGCLAAATVLEHLGDDPAVLALQVSRRLPASLVRPLAAAASSAPGQLLPALGALVQGRNDDVKDRLSQTVDSGIGARAKVRLADVATAAALPEIADKLLSAAPETTRGWAGAQARLRWYRGDMSGAVEVLGRGRTTVGERRQRTRLASELGVFDGWTPSLPPVQEYVPRAQSVLHLLTNSLPYTGSGYAQRSHSLLKAQSDSGWNVHAATRIGYPVQIGRLGAADTDLIDGVTYHRLLPARLPKGMAARLQLQTEELLKLALEVRPAVLHTTTHFVNGLVVRAVAESLGIPWIYEVRGQLADTWASTRGDEAKLSERYRKFGVREADVMGSAGTVATLGEAMRAGIVEAGVAVEQTLLLPNAVGEGFLQEPATPSAARAQLGLPAEGLFIGTVSSLVDYEGLDDLLHAFALLAPRYPALRCLIVGDGVAGPGLKRLTVDLGLQDRTIFTGRVPREQAHLYHQALDIFVVPRKDFPVTRMVTPLKPVEALASGRPVVFSNLPALHEVVRDGMDGLSVPAGDAGSLAEMLGSLVIDGPRCSALGAAGRRHVLDTRTWEALSTATAELYRRISRYDGA, from the coding sequence ATGAACGTACGAAACCTTGCCAGGAACGGGTGCCTGGCGGCTGCAACGGTCCTCGAGCACCTTGGTGATGATCCCGCCGTCCTGGCACTCCAGGTATCCCGCCGGCTGCCTGCATCGCTGGTTCGTCCACTGGCTGCTGCGGCATCCAGCGCACCCGGCCAGCTGTTGCCGGCGCTTGGAGCGCTTGTTCAGGGGCGCAACGATGATGTCAAAGACCGTCTGTCCCAGACGGTGGACAGCGGCATAGGGGCGCGTGCCAAAGTTCGCTTGGCGGACGTAGCTACTGCTGCCGCGCTGCCTGAGATTGCGGACAAACTGCTCTCTGCAGCTCCGGAGACGACCCGCGGCTGGGCGGGCGCACAGGCGCGCCTGCGCTGGTACCGGGGGGATATGTCGGGTGCAGTCGAGGTACTGGGCCGCGGGCGGACCACGGTGGGTGAGCGACGCCAGCGGACCCGGCTGGCCAGCGAGCTGGGTGTATTTGACGGTTGGACACCGAGCCTGCCGCCAGTCCAGGAGTATGTTCCCCGCGCTCAGTCGGTGCTGCATCTGCTGACGAATTCCCTGCCCTATACCGGCAGCGGCTATGCCCAGCGGTCCCATTCCCTGCTCAAAGCGCAGTCCGATTCGGGATGGAACGTCCATGCGGCGACGCGAATAGGGTATCCGGTTCAAATTGGGCGGCTCGGGGCAGCAGACACTGACCTGATCGACGGCGTTACCTACCACCGGCTCCTGCCGGCTCGGCTCCCGAAGGGCATGGCAGCACGGCTGCAACTTCAAACTGAGGAGCTGCTCAAGCTGGCGCTTGAGGTGCGGCCGGCCGTGCTCCACACGACGACGCACTTCGTTAACGGTCTGGTGGTCCGGGCCGTTGCTGAATCTCTGGGGATTCCCTGGATCTACGAGGTACGGGGCCAGCTGGCCGATACCTGGGCCTCAACCCGGGGTGACGAGGCGAAGCTGAGCGAACGGTACCGGAAGTTTGGCGTACGGGAAGCGGACGTCATGGGCTCGGCTGGAACTGTGGCCACTCTTGGTGAGGCTATGCGCGCAGGCATTGTCGAAGCCGGTGTGGCTGTTGAGCAGACCCTGCTGCTGCCGAACGCCGTCGGGGAGGGTTTCCTCCAGGAACCCGCCACTCCATCTGCTGCCAGGGCCCAGTTGGGACTGCCCGCGGAGGGCCTTTTTATCGGAACGGTCAGCAGCCTCGTGGATTATGAGGGGCTGGATGATTTGCTCCACGCCTTCGCTCTGTTGGCGCCCCGGTATCCTGCGCTGCGATGCCTCATTGTCGGAGACGGGGTCGCCGGACCTGGCCTGAAACGCTTGACCGTAGACCTTGGGCTTCAAGACAGGACAATCTTCACCGGACGTGTTCCCAGGGAGCAGGCGCACCTCTACCATCAGGCGCTCGACATCTTTGTCGTGCCCCGCAAGGACTTCCCAGTGACCCGGATGGTGACGCCGCTGAAGCCCGTGGAAGCACTGGCTTCCGGGCGTCCCGTGGTGTTCAGCAACCTGCCCGCACTTCATGAAGTGGTCCGAGACGGAATGGATGGATTGTCAGTTCCTGCGGGGGACGCCGGGAGCTTGGCAGAGATGCTCGGCAGCTTAGTGATCGATGGACCGCGTTGTTCCGCTCTGGGAGCTGCGGGTCGTCGGCATGTGTTGGACACACGCACGTGGGAAGCCCTGTCCACCGCGACAGCCGAGCTCTATAGAAGGATTAGCAGATATGACGGCGCCTAG
- a CDS encoding ABC transporter permease, whose amino-acid sequence MDLKSLSRVGAKPSFIDYLISVWSFRHFVFFDSRARVQSGNRQDRLGSAWLLLNPLLNGIGYFLIFGLLLGASRGIENFIGYLVIGVFLFQFSTRTIVNGSRVIRTNQNVIQAFNFPRATLVVSVNVREFIANIPVLLVMLLLILTISPVEEITWRWLLLIPAVFLQVLFNLGVGFLLAPLVARFNDLVHIISFFMRFWLFASCVMFSIERYESWPLIKSVVEANPLYLLLSIVRSSLLYAETPPWQSWAALAAWSLGALAIGIVLFWKGEETYGRNE is encoded by the coding sequence GTGGATCTGAAGTCACTGAGTCGGGTGGGGGCGAAACCCTCATTCATTGACTATCTTATCTCGGTCTGGAGTTTCCGGCACTTTGTGTTCTTTGATTCTCGGGCCAGGGTGCAGAGCGGCAACCGACAGGACAGGCTTGGTAGTGCTTGGCTGCTATTGAACCCGCTACTGAACGGAATTGGCTATTTTCTGATTTTTGGCCTGCTGCTCGGTGCCAGCCGAGGAATTGAGAACTTTATTGGATATCTCGTCATCGGAGTGTTTCTATTCCAGTTCAGTACCCGCACGATCGTAAACGGCTCTAGGGTCATCAGAACAAATCAGAATGTCATACAGGCGTTCAATTTTCCACGGGCTACTTTAGTTGTTTCCGTGAATGTGCGCGAATTCATTGCCAACATTCCGGTGCTCTTAGTCATGTTGCTTCTCATACTGACGATAAGTCCGGTGGAAGAAATTACCTGGCGTTGGCTTCTGCTGATACCAGCGGTGTTCTTGCAAGTCCTCTTCAACCTCGGTGTGGGTTTCCTTCTCGCCCCTTTGGTTGCGCGCTTTAACGATCTGGTGCATATAATCTCATTTTTCATGCGCTTCTGGCTCTTTGCATCCTGTGTTATGTTCTCAATAGAGCGGTACGAAAGCTGGCCCCTGATCAAATCGGTCGTCGAAGCGAATCCACTCTATCTTTTGCTGTCGATAGTTCGAAGCAGTCTTCTCTATGCGGAAACACCTCCGTGGCAAAGCTGGGCAGCGTTGGCGGCGTGGTCATTAGGCGCCTTGGCTATCGGTATCGTGTTGTTCTGGAAGGGGGAGGAAACTTATGGCAGAAACGAATGA
- a CDS encoding LCP family protein, which produces MTDFFPDRSTETEPERARHPVRATLLVFLSLVLVVALAAGGYLWNLARTFDSGSQTIANAMPATAPEKGDAAGDSRNILLIGSDTRDPGADARSDTMMLVHIPGDRSGVYVTSIMRDTWTDIPGHGEAKINAAMALGGVALTVETVQNLFDVPIDHVAVIDFEGFKGLTTALGGIQVENAVGFQSSGADGEYFAAGPITLQGDSALKFVRERYAFADGDYQRVKNQQAFVRGLMTRVISAETLSNPIKINNVVGEISPFLSVDENLDAASAGGLAVELRSVRSSDIQMFTLPNLGVGTSADGQSIVVKDDAAIAGISEALKADRLAAYVQGLNGENQ; this is translated from the coding sequence GTGACCGATTTTTTCCCCGACCGTTCCACGGAAACGGAACCGGAGCGTGCACGGCACCCTGTCCGTGCCACACTGCTGGTTTTCCTCTCGCTGGTGCTCGTAGTGGCTCTTGCGGCAGGCGGCTATCTCTGGAACCTGGCCCGTACGTTTGACTCCGGCTCCCAAACCATCGCCAACGCGATGCCTGCTACAGCCCCGGAGAAGGGTGATGCGGCAGGAGATTCCCGCAACATCCTCCTCATTGGCAGCGATACGCGCGATCCGGGGGCCGATGCGCGGTCGGACACGATGATGCTGGTGCATATTCCGGGTGATCGCTCCGGTGTTTACGTGACGTCCATCATGCGCGATACCTGGACGGACATACCGGGGCATGGAGAGGCCAAAATCAACGCGGCCATGGCTTTGGGCGGCGTGGCACTGACGGTGGAGACCGTGCAAAACCTGTTTGACGTACCCATCGATCACGTTGCCGTGATCGATTTCGAGGGATTCAAGGGCCTCACCACGGCTCTCGGCGGGATCCAGGTTGAGAACGCCGTCGGCTTCCAGTCTTCCGGAGCCGACGGCGAATACTTCGCGGCCGGTCCCATCACGCTGCAGGGTGATTCGGCACTGAAGTTTGTCCGTGAAAGGTACGCCTTCGCGGACGGCGACTATCAGCGGGTGAAGAACCAGCAGGCATTCGTCCGCGGACTGATGACACGCGTTATTTCGGCTGAAACGCTGTCCAACCCGATCAAAATCAACAACGTTGTGGGGGAGATTTCCCCTTTCCTCAGCGTCGACGAGAATCTGGATGCCGCGTCGGCAGGCGGGCTGGCCGTGGAACTGCGTTCCGTGCGCAGCAGCGACATTCAGATGTTCACCCTGCCCAACCTCGGCGTAGGAACCTCTGCCGACGGCCAGTCGATCGTCGTCAAGGACGACGCCGCCATCGCCGGGATCTCCGAGGCCCTGAAAGCCGATAGACTTGCCGCTTATGTCCAAGGCCTGAACGGGGAGAACCAATAG